In Desulfuromonas sp. KJ2020, a single window of DNA contains:
- the cdaA gene encoding diadenylate cyclase CdaA, whose translation MLEGFKNFRWLLDLLDIVLVAYIIYRIILLIKGTRAVQMLLGLAVILLVYVASQIGGLYTLHWLLDNFLSSIILVIVVIFQNDIRRALIHVGRNPFFADLSYKEETEVMEELIKATLNLANRRIGALIVIERETGLKDFLEVGVEIDAKVSSDLITSIFLPYSPIHDGALVIQQGRLKRAGCFLPLSQNPDISKTLGTRHRAAIGLTELVDAVAIVVSEETGKISVVVGGRITRDLDSTALKRVLKRLLEPKTNKKKS comes from the coding sequence ATGTTGGAAGGATTTAAAAATTTCAGGTGGTTGCTGGACCTGCTCGATATCGTCCTCGTTGCCTATATCATCTACCGGATTATTCTGCTCATCAAAGGGACGCGGGCCGTGCAGATGCTGCTTGGTCTCGCCGTCATCCTTCTTGTCTATGTCGCCTCCCAGATCGGGGGCCTCTATACGCTGCACTGGCTGCTCGACAACTTCCTGTCTTCCATCATTCTGGTGATTGTCGTCATTTTCCAGAATGATATCCGCCGTGCCCTGATTCACGTCGGTCGCAACCCCTTCTTCGCCGATCTGTCCTACAAGGAAGAGACGGAGGTCATGGAAGAGTTGATCAAGGCGACTCTCAACCTGGCCAACCGTCGTATTGGCGCGCTCATCGTGATCGAGCGGGAAACCGGACTGAAAGATTTTCTCGAAGTCGGCGTGGAGATCGACGCCAAAGTCTCCAGTGATCTGATTACTTCCATTTTTCTCCCCTATTCGCCCATTCATGACGGCGCCCTGGTCATCCAGCAGGGGAGGCTGAAACGGGCAGGCTGTTTTCTACCCCTGTCCCAGAATCCCGATATCAGCAAGACACTCGGAACGCGTCATCGGGCGGCTATCGGTTTGACGGAACTGGTGGACGCCGTGGCGATCGTGGTCTCGGAGGAGACCGGCAAGATTTCTGTCGTCGTCGGCGGCCGGATTACCCGCGACCTCGACTCAACCGCCCTGAAGAGGGTTCTCAAGCGACTGCTTGAGCCCAAAACAAACAAGAAGAAGAGCTGA
- a CDS encoding YbbR-like domain-containing protein gives MFAKLMENWLLKLLSLSFALVLWFFVMGEQKLELGYAVPLELKNTPQGLMVANEVPSLVDVRISGPRTLLMNLSPSDISISVDLKDLQPGLTSFKRLEERLNIPSALKVTRLSPSFVDVKLERIRSKAVPVQAVISGQPAAGFVVKSVRATPDKVDVEGAESELKDVAEVSTEPVDVEGVKESFTLMVPINYRGKYTGLKDKKSAEVLVVVEPQPGHQNQGERKVQE, from the coding sequence ATGTTCGCCAAACTGATGGAAAACTGGCTTCTCAAGCTTCTTTCGCTCTCCTTTGCCCTGGTCTTGTGGTTTTTTGTCATGGGCGAGCAGAAGCTGGAACTGGGCTATGCCGTGCCCCTGGAACTCAAGAATACTCCTCAGGGGTTGATGGTTGCCAACGAGGTGCCCAGTCTGGTCGACGTGCGGATCAGCGGCCCCCGCACCCTCCTCATGAACCTGAGCCCCAGCGATATCAGTATTTCCGTCGATCTCAAGGATCTTCAACCGGGATTGACCTCCTTTAAGCGCCTGGAGGAGAGGCTGAACATCCCTAGCGCGCTCAAGGTAACCCGACTTTCCCCTTCTTTTGTTGATGTTAAGCTCGAACGCATTCGCAGCAAGGCCGTGCCGGTCCAGGCTGTGATTTCCGGACAGCCCGCCGCGGGTTTTGTGGTCAAGTCCGTTAGGGCTACACCGGACAAGGTCGATGTCGAAGGGGCCGAAAGTGAGCTCAAGGATGTGGCAGAGGTCTCCACCGAGCCCGTGGATGTGGAGGGGGTGAAGGAAAGCTTTACCTTGATGGTGCCCATCAACTATCGCGGCAAATACACAGGACTCAAGGACAAGAAATCAGCCGAGGTGCTTGTGGTGGTAGAACCGCAACCTGGTCATCAGAACCAGGGGGAAAGGAAAGTGCAGGAATGA